Proteins from a single region of Deltaproteobacteria bacterium:
- a CDS encoding TRAP transporter large permease subunit, which produces MSPEMLGLVYICVLSVALFIGFPVAFTLIILSIVFGYIGFGWIVFDLMVYQYFSLMEDPIWAAVPLFLFMGLILEESGMMERLFRAFQLLLAPVRGSLYLAVAISAAIFAVATGIVGASVVLLGVMAAPTMNKCGYDVRMSSGIITAGGTLGILIPPSVMLVVMGPIVGVSVVDLFAAAIVPGLLLTTLFGGYALLRSFIQPHMGPALSKDQRASSFLLILKELGVGLVPPAGLVMACLGSILFGWATTTEGAAMGACGSVVLILAYRRFTWARVYKAGMQTLEVTGMVVFLVGASNFFGAVFSRLGTPTMITEALIGLGLGPFGTILIILLVIFILGWPLEWIPIVLIVVPIVLPVVQAFEINLVWFSILVAVCLQTAWLSPPVALASYWLKGVVPEWDLKDIYIGMLQFMGLQAVGTLLLLFFPQIVLWLPSLLAR; this is translated from the coding sequence ATGAGCCCGGAGATGCTCGGCCTCGTTTACATATGCGTCCTTTCAGTGGCGCTGTTCATCGGCTTTCCCGTTGCATTCACTCTCATCATCCTGTCAATCGTGTTTGGATACATCGGTTTCGGTTGGATTGTCTTCGACCTGATGGTATATCAATACTTCTCGCTAATGGAGGACCCGATCTGGGCGGCGGTGCCGCTGTTTCTTTTTATGGGGCTGATTTTGGAGGAATCGGGGATGATGGAACGCCTGTTCAGGGCATTCCAACTTCTCCTGGCACCGGTGCGGGGGTCCCTCTACCTGGCAGTGGCAATCAGCGCCGCGATTTTTGCCGTCGCCACCGGGATCGTTGGCGCCTCGGTCGTGCTCCTCGGCGTCATGGCCGCGCCCACCATGAATAAGTGCGGGTACGACGTGCGCATGTCCTCCGGAATCATCACTGCGGGCGGAACGCTCGGTATCCTTATTCCACCGAGCGTCATGCTGGTGGTCATGGGGCCTATCGTGGGAGTGTCGGTGGTGGACCTGTTCGCTGCGGCCATAGTGCCCGGACTCCTGTTGACCACTCTCTTCGGAGGCTATGCCCTGCTGCGGAGCTTCATCCAGCCTCATATGGGCCCGGCCCTTTCCAAGGACCAGCGGGCGAGTTCCTTCCTCCTCATCCTTAAAGAACTCGGCGTGGGTCTCGTGCCTCCCGCAGGGCTGGTTATGGCGTGCCTGGGGAGTATCCTGTTCGGATGGGCCACCACGACCGAAGGCGCGGCGATGGGCGCATGCGGGTCGGTGGTCCTCATCCTGGCATACCGCCGATTCACGTGGGCCAGAGTCTACAAGGCAGGGATGCAGACCCTGGAGGTGACCGGCATGGTCGTCTTTCTTGTTGGTGCCTCCAATTTTTTCGGGGCCGTCTTCTCGCGCCTTGGAACTCCGACCATGATTACCGAGGCCCTCATCGGGCTGGGTCTGGGACCATTCGGGACCATTTTGATCATCCTGCTGGTCATATTCATCCTGGGGTGGCCCCTTGAATGGATCCCGATTGTCCTTATCGTGGTTCCGATCGTGCTCCCTGTGGTCCAGGCATTCGAGATCAACCTTGTCTGGTTCAGCATTCTGGTGGCGGTATGCCTCCAGACGGCGTGGCTGTCTCCCCCGGTGGCATTGGCCTCCTACTGGCTGAAGGGTGTCGTGCCCGAATGGGACCTTAAAGACATTTACATCGGTATGTTACAGTTCATGGGGCTTCAAGCGGTGGGGACGCTGCTTCTCCTTTTCTTTCCCCAGATCGTTCTCTGGCTTCCTTCCCTGCTGGCACGATAA
- a CDS encoding TRAP transporter small permease subunit, with the protein MHALKRIVKVLDSITLWLARLTWWLVIPLMAVLVYEVMVRKLFISPTIWAMDLSYMLNGLLGMTGAVYALYRGGHIAIDFISDKWSLRTQAALNAVFYVTCFFPGISIFLWFALRFAHESWMIRERAITSAWMAPIYPLKMVMAVAMALLLLQGISEFLKNLYVLLRGHRL; encoded by the coding sequence ATGCACGCACTTAAGAGGATCGTAAAGGTTCTGGACAGTATCACGCTCTGGCTGGCACGGCTCACCTGGTGGCTGGTCATCCCTCTCATGGCCGTTCTCGTCTATGAGGTGATGGTCCGCAAGTTATTCATCAGCCCGACAATTTGGGCGATGGACCTCAGTTATATGCTCAACGGCCTCTTGGGGATGACAGGTGCGGTTTACGCCCTCTATCGAGGCGGGCATATCGCCATCGACTTTATCTCGGATAAGTGGTCGCTCCGGACCCAGGCGGCATTGAACGCCGTATTCTATGTCACCTGTTTCTTCCCTGGGATCTCCATCTTCCTGTGGTTCGCCTTGCGGTTCGCGCATGAATCGTGGATGATAAGGGAACGGGCAATCACGAGTGCGTGGATGGCCCCCATATATCCGTTGAAGATGGTGATGGCCGTGGCAATGGCGCTCTTGCTTCTTCAGGGGATTTCCGAGTTCCTGAAAAACCTGTATGTATTGCTCCGGGGGCATCGGTTATGA
- a CDS encoding TRAP transporter substrate-binding protein, with product MDWQKLRDRVIVLLLVIPAVCLLLGAWSTPSVMAAAIKMRVQTAAPNVSLSFQSVARLAEAVRVMSDGRLDIEVFPDGAIVPTARIPDAVNTGTVEAGATYAQYFAGKNMAGALFGAPPAGGGSKVGIDQFGHMTWLIFGPGRELHEEYFRDIIKMNLVAFPVGFHGPLSVGWFKKPIESLKDLQGRRYRSGPGLVAETWKKIGVPATFLPGGEILPAGQRGVIDGAQWGSPYDDIPLGFHQIWKHYYLQGAHFPISTWELIINKDFWNKLSPDLQKMIEICSRATVLETFYRLLEDNGKLLKKATEEYGVIVHDVPPEIFTAYMKATDEVLEKYTKDPFFKKVLDSQRDYADLIRPYWKASLNSSVFLVEGKK from the coding sequence ATGGATTGGCAGAAATTGAGGGACAGGGTTATTGTTTTGCTTTTGGTGATACCCGCAGTATGCCTTCTTCTTGGCGCGTGGTCCACGCCGTCGGTGATGGCCGCCGCCATAAAGATGCGGGTACAAACGGCTGCGCCAAATGTCAGTCTATCCTTTCAATCGGTGGCTCGGCTCGCAGAGGCGGTTCGGGTCATGTCGGACGGACGCCTTGACATTGAGGTCTTCCCGGACGGCGCCATCGTCCCGACGGCGCGGATCCCAGACGCGGTGAACACAGGTACGGTGGAAGCAGGCGCTACGTATGCCCAATATTTCGCGGGAAAGAACATGGCCGGCGCCCTCTTCGGCGCACCGCCCGCGGGTGGCGGGAGCAAAGTCGGCATTGATCAGTTCGGCCATATGACCTGGCTGATATTCGGGCCTGGCCGTGAGCTTCATGAAGAGTATTTTCGTGACATCATCAAGATGAACCTGGTGGCCTTTCCGGTGGGCTTCCATGGCCCGCTCAGCGTGGGATGGTTCAAGAAACCGATAGAAAGCCTGAAGGATCTTCAGGGCCGCCGCTATCGGTCGGGCCCGGGTCTTGTGGCCGAGACCTGGAAGAAGATCGGAGTTCCGGCAACATTTTTGCCTGGCGGTGAAATTCTTCCGGCGGGTCAGCGGGGCGTCATCGACGGCGCGCAGTGGGGGAGCCCATACGATGATATCCCCTTGGGTTTCCACCAGATATGGAAACACTACTATCTCCAGGGCGCACACTTCCCGATCTCGACGTGGGAGTTGATCATCAACAAGGATTTTTGGAACAAGCTTTCACCCGATTTGCAGAAGATGATAGAGATCTGTTCCCGGGCTACTGTTTTGGAAACTTTTTATCGATTGCTTGAAGATAACGGCAAGCTCTTGAAGAAGGCCACAGAAGAATATGGCGTCATCGTTCACGATGTGCCGCCAGAAATCTTCACCGCCTACATGAAGGCGACTGACGAGGTGCTGGAAAAGTATACCAAAGACCCCTTCTTCAAGAAGGTTTTGGACTCTCAACGCGATTACGCTGACCTGATCCGCCCGTATTGGAAGGCGTCCCTCAATAGCTCCGTTTTCCTGGTGGAGGGCAAAAAGTAG
- a CDS encoding fumarate hydratase C-terminal domain-containing protein has translation MEGKNQKVLREFNLTLPVSESDISPLKVGDAVFLNGLVFTGREGLYDMIFEKKKEPPIDIGALGGATINASPTVKEIEPGVYHVPSITGTASFRFAKYMSEFLKRYKIRILIGKGGMSSEVYKKCFQPNGAIYLTTIGYGMGAIYGRGILSVKDVAWKKELGLAQAIWVLEVEKFGPFIVECDAQGENLFERVNNEINDNFLGLYEGLPRFAMKRMGEIASAEEEIM, from the coding sequence ATGGAAGGTAAAAATCAAAAAGTGCTGCGTGAGTTCAATCTAACGCTTCCTGTGAGCGAGAGTGATATTTCACCCCTCAAGGTTGGGGATGCCGTTTTCTTGAATGGACTTGTGTTTACCGGACGCGAAGGTCTCTATGATATGATTTTTGAGAAGAAGAAAGAGCCGCCTATCGATATAGGCGCCCTTGGAGGAGCAACAATCAACGCCTCGCCCACGGTGAAAGAGATCGAGCCCGGGGTTTACCATGTGCCATCTATTACCGGAACCGCAAGCTTTCGGTTTGCCAAGTATATGTCAGAGTTTCTAAAGCGGTACAAAATTCGCATACTCATCGGAAAAGGCGGAATGTCCTCAGAAGTATACAAGAAATGCTTCCAGCCAAATGGTGCCATCTATCTGACGACTATCGGTTACGGAATGGGTGCGATTTATGGCAGGGGAATCTTAAGTGTGAAAGACGTTGCCTGGAAAAAGGAGCTGGGACTCGCTCAGGCGATATGGGTTCTGGAAGTGGAAAAATTCGGCCCCTTTATAGTTGAGTGCGATGCCCAGGGGGAGAATCTGTTTGAACGGGTGAATAACGAGATTAATGACAACTTTTTAGGACTCTACGAAGGACTTCCGAGGTTTGCGATGAAACGAATGGGAGAAATCGCTTCAGCGGAGGAGGAAATTATGTAA